A region from the Silene latifolia isolate original U9 population chromosome 7, ASM4854445v1, whole genome shotgun sequence genome encodes:
- the LOC141592886 gene encoding uncharacterized protein LOC141592886 isoform X2: MAMRGAAQKGCIDMNAIGGFFTRFTHSLAIAPSFNYSIQPISSLTLSIPEPDTAFRRELPAFSSHLGSMDLMAVPKKKISKYKRGLRNGPKALKPTPVIVRCKCCGHVKLQHFYCCSGRRDDDSGERNDATN, from the exons ATGGCAATGAGAGGAGCAGCACAAAAAGGATGCATTGATATGAATGCAATTGGTGGGTTCTTCACCAGATTCACTCATTCCCTTGCAATTGCACCATCATTCAATTACTCCATTCAACCTATTTCTTCTCTTACTTTGTCTATTCCTGAACCCGATACTGCCTTTCGCCGCGAACTTCCTGCCTTTTCCTCTCATCTTGGTTCCATGGACCTCATGGCTGTACCCAAGAAAAAG ATTTCAAAGTACAAGCGAGGCCTCAGAAATGGGCCTAAGGCGTTGAAGCCGACCCCGGTCATAGTTCGATGCAA GTGCTGTGGCCATGTTAAGCTGCAGCATTTCTACTGTTGCAGTGGGCGCAGGGATGATGATTCTGGTGAGAGAAACGACGCAACCAACTAA
- the LOC141592886 gene encoding uncharacterized protein LOC141592886 isoform X1 gives MAMRGAAQKGCIDMNAIGGFFTRFTHSLAIAPSFNYSIQPISSLTLSIPEPDTAFRRELPAFSSHLGSMDLMAVPKKKISKYKRGLRNGPKALKPTPVIVRCKCCGHVKLQHFYCCSGRRDDDSVSSDFALGATSI, from the exons ATGGCAATGAGAGGAGCAGCACAAAAAGGATGCATTGATATGAATGCAATTGGTGGGTTCTTCACCAGATTCACTCATTCCCTTGCAATTGCACCATCATTCAATTACTCCATTCAACCTATTTCTTCTCTTACTTTGTCTATTCCTGAACCCGATACTGCCTTTCGCCGCGAACTTCCTGCCTTTTCCTCTCATCTTGGTTCCATGGACCTCATGGCTGTACCCAAGAAAAAG ATTTCAAAGTACAAGCGAGGCCTCAGAAATGGGCCTAAGGCGTTGAAGCCGACCCCGGTCATAGTTCGATGCAA GTGCTGTGGCCATGTTAAGCTGCAGCATTTCTACTGTTGCAGTGGGCGCAGGGATGATGATTCTG